In a genomic window of Festucalex cinctus isolate MCC-2025b chromosome 11, RoL_Fcin_1.0, whole genome shotgun sequence:
- the dok2 gene encoding docking protein 2, with product MDEDVKKEGNVYLQHHRFGKKWKSMWCVLFRESSSSISRLELWEIKDGGSGEKKQRSGRKHTKVIRLSDLVRVSTDIHVETCPADSAPFLLETVDKVLVLAARADHVDDWTTTLCQLAFPVSWEEPSKSREQQQQKQEQGKEQEGMEDNALYSTTTNTGRDFQVHVRSTASSERCSLKGDGILRASVDALHLLDNQGVTLMSWPYRFLRRFGRDKSCFSVEAGRRCASGEGNFEFDTREGYTLFQAVEAAISIQRALQTSGGVPMKRDPSRKVNLPPLPPTPHTHDWPPSASRVGVALAQTVAGVGGLALDDGVGMASGKKCPRASEPPSMDSTYSQVTFPAPHTPPGTLPCTAHNRQQDGEYSEVTLNPTRLCDEAPECRTPTPLYRKADHIYDEPQVEDARAPAAPPSEYDFPEELKGDAWRVMAAPADPRSQFYAAPKRGRKVLPVNVQEVSKEDHKLYNNVTGACHHDDSDNDIV from the exons ATGGACGAGGACgtaaagaaagaaggaaatgtTTACCTTCAGCACCATAGGTTTGGAAAG aaGTGGAAGAGCATGTGGTGTGTGCTGTTCCGGGAAAGTTCTTCATCCATCTCCCGTCTGGAGTTGTGGGAAATCAAAGATGGCGGCAGCGGCGAAAAGAAGCAAAGGAGCGGACGCAAACACACTAAG GTGATCCGTCTGTCTGACCTGGTCCGCGTGAGCACCGACATCCACGTGGAGACGTGTCCCGCTGACTCCGCCCCCTTCCTGCTGGAGACCGTTGACAAGGTTTTGGTGCTGGCGGCCCGTGCTGACCACGTCGACGACTGGACCACAACGCTGTGCCAGCTCGCCTTTCCT GTGAGCTGGGAGGAGCCTAGCAAAAGCAgagagcaacaacaacaaaaacaagaacaaggaAAAGAGCAAGAAGGGATGGAAGACAACGCTTTGTACAGCACCACCACCAACACTG GGCGTGACTTCCAGGTGCATGTGCGTAGTACTGCGTCATCTGAACGTTGCAGTTTAAAAGGCGATGGCATCCTAAGAGCCAGCGTGGACGCCCTCCACCTGCTGGACAACCAAGGCGTTACACTGATGTCCTGGCCATACAGATTCCTTCGCCGCTTTGGGCGGGACAag AGCTGTTTCTCAGTGGAGGCGGGTCGCCGTTGTGCATCCGGCGAAGGCAATTTTGAGTTTGACACCAGAGAAGGTTACACCCTGTTCCAGGCGGTGGAAGCGGCCATTAGCATTCAGCGTGCCCTTCAAACGTCAGGAGGCGTGCCCATGAAGCGGGACCCCTCCCGGAAGGTCAACCTGCCGCCATTACCGCCCACGCCGCACACCCATGACTGGCCACCCTCGGCTTCTCGG GTGGGCGTGGCCTTGGCACAGACGGTGGCAGGGGTCGGCGGGCTGGCGTTGGACGATGGCGTAGGCATGGCCTCTGGAAAAAAGTGTCCCCGCGCCTCCGAGCCGCCGTCCATGGACTCCACGTATTCCCAAGTGACCTTTCCCGCGCCGCACACGCCACCCGGCACGCTGCCGTGCACCGCACACAACCGTCAGCAGGACGGCGAGTACTCAGAGGTGACGCTGAACCCGACCCGCCTCTGCGACGAGGCCCCGGAGTGCCGCACCCCCACACCGCTGTATCGGAAAGCGGATCACATTTACGACGAGCCCCAAGTTGAAGACGCGCGAGCCCCAGCTGCCCCGCCCTCCGAATACGACTTTCCCGAGGAGCTGAAAGGAGACGCGTGGAGGGTCATGGCCGCCCCCGCAGACCCTCGCAGTCAATTCTACGCCGCCCCCAAACGGGGCCGCAAGGTACTTCCTGTCAACGTGCAGGAAGTGTCAAAAGAAGACCACAAGTTGTACAACAACGTGACGGGTGCATGTCACCATGACGACAGTGACAACGACATCGTCTGA
- the kazald3 gene encoding kazal-type serine peptidase inhibitor domain 3 isoform X3, translating into MTRAVGSIASRSAVFNNSSGRTVMFLSIVILFLVLSPNPRPCMPLDNQPTDLPPTTDVTETASPPAGCGPCQADMCPATLGCRAGVVADRCGCCMECANLEGQACDPGRVNVRFGLCGAGLRCQADPRPAGWGWGHEEEEEEEEDEEEEQVCVCEEREAVCGSDGVTYANMCHFKEAAFSDSKLHTRGRGPCKTVPVIKVGPKNQVNGSGSHLVFLCEVFAFPMAAVEWRKDKRGEGDKLEKDGGDDYNDVVLPGDDPHISVQSRGGPLQFELSSWLQIEGAEPQDSGTYHCIARNNLGSASSSAALGILPPEELSSYLANHVSVMKQLSDAQDYDHDLY; encoded by the exons ATGACACGTGCAGTTGGAAGCATCGCGAGCCGCTCAGCTGTTTTCAAC AATTCGAGCGGTCGGACGGTCATGTTTCTGTCGATTGTGATTTTGTTCCTGGTTCTCTCTCCGAACCCGCGTCCGTGCATGCCTCTTGACAACCAGCCCACCGACCTGCCGCCCACCACCGACGTCACCGAAACGGCGTCCCCTCCGGCTGGTTGCGGCCCGTGCCAAGCCGACATGTGCCCGGCGACCCTCGGATGCCGGGCGGGCGTGGTCGCGGACCGCTGCGGTTGCTGCATGGAGTGCGCCAACCTAGAGGGGCAAGCCTGCGACCCGGGACGAGTCAACGTCCGCTTTGGACTCTGCGGTGCCGGGCTGCGGTGCCAAGCGGACCCCCGACCCGCTGGATGGGGATGGGGccacgaggaggaggaagaggaagaggaagatgaggaggaagagcaagtgTGCGTTTGCGAGGAGCGCGAGGCGGTGTGTGGAAGTGATGGAGTGACGTATGCAAACATGTGCCACTTCAAAGAGGCCGCATTCTCAGACTCCAAGCTGCACACCAGGGGCAGGGGCCCCTGCAAGACTG TTCCGGTGATCAAAGTGGGCCCTAAAAACCAAGTGAACGGGAgtggcagccatcttgtttTCCTGTGTGAGGTATTCGCCTTCCCGATGGCGGCGGTGGAATGGCGCAAGGACAAACGAGGCGAAGGTGACAAACTGGAGAAGGATGGAGGAGACGACTACAACGATGTCGTACTGCCCGGAGATGATCCACACATCTCTGTGCAG AGTCGTGGTGGTCCTCTTCAGTTTGAGCTCTCCAGTTGGTTGCAGATTGAAGGGGCGGAGCCTCAGGACTCGGGAACCTATCACTGCATTGCCCGCAACAACCTTGGTTCTGCCTCTTCCTCGGCCGCACTTGGGATCCTGCCACCAG AGGAGCTGTCATCCTACTTGGCCAATCACGTGTCTGTCATGAAACAGCTGAGTGACGCCCAGGACTACGACCATGACCTTTATTGA
- the kazald3 gene encoding kazal-type serine peptidase inhibitor domain 3 isoform X2, with protein MEKTDRNHFRLDFSLKGTNRKCLTVLLLLNDTCSWKHREPLSCFQREKQNKLYCLFSDILCFVKAVVFLTPTDLPPTTDVTETASPPAGCGPCQADMCPATLGCRAGVVADRCGCCMECANLEGQACDPGRVNVRFGLCGAGLRCQADPRPAGWGWGHEEEEEEEEDEEEEQVCVCEEREAVCGSDGVTYANMCHFKEAAFSDSKLHTRGRGPCKTVPVIKVGPKNQVNGSGSHLVFLCEVFAFPMAAVEWRKDKRGEGDKLEKDGGDDYNDVVLPGDDPHISVQSRGGPLQFELSSWLQIEGAEPQDSGTYHCIARNNLGSASSSAALGILPPETYNRKPPQ; from the exons ATGGAAAAAACGGACAGAAATCACTTCCGGTTAGACTTTTCCTTGAAAggaacaaacaggaagtgtctGACTGTGTTATTGCTGCTCAATGACACGTGCAGTTGGAAGCATCGCGAGCCGCTCAGCTGTTTTCAACgtgagaaacaaaacaaactttactgtttattttctgacattttgtgtTTCGTAAAGGCCGTTGTATTCCTCACG CCCACCGACCTGCCGCCCACCACCGACGTCACCGAAACGGCGTCCCCTCCGGCTGGTTGCGGCCCGTGCCAAGCCGACATGTGCCCGGCGACCCTCGGATGCCGGGCGGGCGTGGTCGCGGACCGCTGCGGTTGCTGCATGGAGTGCGCCAACCTAGAGGGGCAAGCCTGCGACCCGGGACGAGTCAACGTCCGCTTTGGACTCTGCGGTGCCGGGCTGCGGTGCCAAGCGGACCCCCGACCCGCTGGATGGGGATGGGGccacgaggaggaggaagaggaagaggaagatgaggaggaagagcaagtgTGCGTTTGCGAGGAGCGCGAGGCGGTGTGTGGAAGTGATGGAGTGACGTATGCAAACATGTGCCACTTCAAAGAGGCCGCATTCTCAGACTCCAAGCTGCACACCAGGGGCAGGGGCCCCTGCAAGACTG TTCCGGTGATCAAAGTGGGCCCTAAAAACCAAGTGAACGGGAgtggcagccatcttgtttTCCTGTGTGAGGTATTCGCCTTCCCGATGGCGGCGGTGGAATGGCGCAAGGACAAACGAGGCGAAGGTGACAAACTGGAGAAGGATGGAGGAGACGACTACAACGATGTCGTACTGCCCGGAGATGATCCACACATCTCTGTGCAG AGTCGTGGTGGTCCTCTTCAGTTTGAGCTCTCCAGTTGGTTGCAGATTGAAGGGGCGGAGCCTCAGGACTCGGGAACCTATCACTGCATTGCCCGCAACAACCTTGGTTCTGCCTCTTCCTCGGCCGCACTTGGGATCCTGCCACCAG aAACGTACAACAGGAAGCCGCCGCAATGA
- the kazald3 gene encoding kazal-type serine peptidase inhibitor domain 3 isoform X1, with protein sequence MEKTDRNHFRLDFSLKGTNRKCLTVLLLLNDTCSWKHREPLSCFQREKQNKLYCLFSDILCFVKAVVFLTPTDLPPTTDVTETASPPAGCGPCQADMCPATLGCRAGVVADRCGCCMECANLEGQACDPGRVNVRFGLCGAGLRCQADPRPAGWGWGHEEEEEEEEDEEEEQVCVCEEREAVCGSDGVTYANMCHFKEAAFSDSKLHTRGRGPCKTVPVIKVGPKNQVNGSGSHLVFLCEVFAFPMAAVEWRKDKRGEGDKLEKDGGDDYNDVVLPGDDPHISVQSRGGPLQFELSSWLQIEGAEPQDSGTYHCIARNNLGSASSSAALGILPPEELSSYLANHVSVMKQLSDAQDYDHDLY encoded by the exons ATGGAAAAAACGGACAGAAATCACTTCCGGTTAGACTTTTCCTTGAAAggaacaaacaggaagtgtctGACTGTGTTATTGCTGCTCAATGACACGTGCAGTTGGAAGCATCGCGAGCCGCTCAGCTGTTTTCAACgtgagaaacaaaacaaactttactgtttattttctgacattttgtgtTTCGTAAAGGCCGTTGTATTCCTCACG CCCACCGACCTGCCGCCCACCACCGACGTCACCGAAACGGCGTCCCCTCCGGCTGGTTGCGGCCCGTGCCAAGCCGACATGTGCCCGGCGACCCTCGGATGCCGGGCGGGCGTGGTCGCGGACCGCTGCGGTTGCTGCATGGAGTGCGCCAACCTAGAGGGGCAAGCCTGCGACCCGGGACGAGTCAACGTCCGCTTTGGACTCTGCGGTGCCGGGCTGCGGTGCCAAGCGGACCCCCGACCCGCTGGATGGGGATGGGGccacgaggaggaggaagaggaagaggaagatgaggaggaagagcaagtgTGCGTTTGCGAGGAGCGCGAGGCGGTGTGTGGAAGTGATGGAGTGACGTATGCAAACATGTGCCACTTCAAAGAGGCCGCATTCTCAGACTCCAAGCTGCACACCAGGGGCAGGGGCCCCTGCAAGACTG TTCCGGTGATCAAAGTGGGCCCTAAAAACCAAGTGAACGGGAgtggcagccatcttgtttTCCTGTGTGAGGTATTCGCCTTCCCGATGGCGGCGGTGGAATGGCGCAAGGACAAACGAGGCGAAGGTGACAAACTGGAGAAGGATGGAGGAGACGACTACAACGATGTCGTACTGCCCGGAGATGATCCACACATCTCTGTGCAG AGTCGTGGTGGTCCTCTTCAGTTTGAGCTCTCCAGTTGGTTGCAGATTGAAGGGGCGGAGCCTCAGGACTCGGGAACCTATCACTGCATTGCCCGCAACAACCTTGGTTCTGCCTCTTCCTCGGCCGCACTTGGGATCCTGCCACCAG AGGAGCTGTCATCCTACTTGGCCAATCACGTGTCTGTCATGAAACAGCTGAGTGACGCCCAGGACTACGACCATGACCTTTATTGA